TAACCCTGAATATTTTGCCAAACATCTTAAAAGAGATTTAAACAAGTTTTGAAAAATAAAGCTGAGTTAAGTGGCTGTCAAATTATTGATGTGACAGAGGAATTTACCAGCAAAACTTGTACAAAGTGTGGTCATGTTCACAGTAAATTAGGTGGTGCTAAAGTTTTTGGCGTTGCATCATTGCGGGATGATATGCAATTTTCTGATAGGTTGAAACAACTGT
This DNA window, taken from Cyanobacterium sp. T60_A2020_053, encodes the following:
- a CDS encoding transposase is translated as MKNKAELSGCQIIDVTEEFTSKTCTKCGHVHSKLGGAKVFGVASLRDDMQFSDRLKQL